gttgcaaataagggcccttattagACAATGTGATGGCCGACTTCACTGGCCCAGGGCGAGGTTCATCCCCTCCAACTTTAGCActcatcaatgaaaatgatatagCCTGTTTACAAAACTAAAATACTGATAGAAATAAATCTCAAAAGTGCGTAAGCCATGACCACTTTATAGTGCTTGATCCCTATGCCATGGAATTCCATACGTCATCAAATGCAAAAGGAGATTACAAATATGCTAATCATGCAAGTGCAAAACATCGCCAAATTCATAATTCCTTTCAACCTGCCTACTTACATACAAGCAAAAGTTCAGCAAATTTGTAAGGGGAATATTGCCTACTTCCTTAACCTTACACAATAATATTTGTCTGTGGATGATTGCGTTGAAATGATACCCTCGTAAGTATTAATTGATGTAAGTTACTTACCTTCCAAGTTTAGCGTGTTGTGAACTTGCTCAAACCAGTGGTCGAACCAACCGGGCCAAAACTCTGTGACAAACACAGGTCGATTAGGTTGAAACGATAGTAGGTTGTCCAAATTTTCGAGCGaatcaaacttgaaattggcagTCATGAGCACTTAAACAAGAGAGAGCATCATTAGTGGGGATGGCAAAAATGGGCTTATTAAGGTAAAAGCAAGTTTCAACctatttccaatattttgggataaaaatgacatatttcgCAATCGGAAACATTGAAATAGCCTAAAACCGATGATCATCGCTATTTTAGTGAAAAGTTAACCCAAAGTCGTTTCTAAGTAAcattttgacatatttctaAGCAATATAAAGCGAGgaataaaaaaagttcaacGGTACACTCATTtcgatttcatcaaaatgcttTACTTTGACCATGTGTTAATGTTTTGGCTAGTTGTaatgtgcatattttggctttgTATGTTTTTTCCAGGGACTTTTCTGATCGCCACAGAATGTTATCCCCAAAACTAATGACACTCATGTTCAGAATCTTTACCCAGAcctatcaaaatgaatggttgtATTTCGTTTGTATCTTTGCCTGTTCATCGTTATAtcatatttgatctaccaatgaattagagttggcagaccgagctggaccttgaatgtagagttgatctggaatgctatctaaaaatttgtccaagtctgacttgaaagatgcaaccggatcatcaaggcctacgtattccctgcgaatattagagggaagcaaattaaacaatgaaggagaccgagaaagaaaagaggtgggattcattgttcgaactagcctgaattctcgaggacttgaaggtgctctcaatacgcacattaagcctctaaggTCACAACGGTGTTGTGTGCTGGGCGTTGTGATTTCAACACCTACGTCTATTTTATTCCTGTCACAACAgcccgaaatacatacatattaCACATACAATTGATcttaaatcctggattgggacaaagctcctgaatgcttttgaaagcgtACAGCTTCAGATACCTTTCCTACCCTCACTAGACAGTGTACAGTCCCAAACTTTTTAGCCCTCTCATACCTTCGATGTTCCTAAGAAAACacctttggacttgctcgacttTTGTACTTCTGCTGAAGTAATTGgtgcccaaatgggcgagacGTTTTCTAGATGTGTCTAAACATACGATGGGTCTTGAAGACGGAATGTGGTTTTCATTTTCTCCCCCTCTATGAATACTCCCTGAgccaatttttgtttcctcaCGCTCCGCTGTGTGTACTGCTTGTCATTGCGTACtgtcatttttcttattttcaaaacaaaatggagaaatcTTCTTCCTGGTCTCTGCTCTTTTCCCAGTATTTCATCGCATGAgttaattcattttcaatcccaaaggGGACAGCATTCACACACACCTCGGTGTCTTGCTGATCCCTGGATGCCGGATCTATAGATCTCTGATGAAACCATCACATCGgaccttttctcttttccatacTAGTTTGATTTTCCCCCTTTAATACCTGAAATAACCGGCaatccaacaaaaaaaaatcaactcgTACGTACAGAGGTATCATCGTCATTCTATATCTAATGACTGAAACTGCcaatacatccaaccacacatttcgaaagctttacccaccttcaatgCTCGTCGCACTTCTCATTATACACGTGAAGGCGAATATTACCCTGTTTTATGATTTTTGCCATGACCATCTCCACACTTATTTCTTACATACACTAATCCTCTCACAAAGACAACACTGACACTTCTCCAACCGTTGATCTTATTTGTCCTAAACCATGATTTCAGGACGGGTCAAAATACGAACCTAAAGTCAGGAGCTTTAGGTATGATTctacaattgatttttttcttctttttttcattttttgtcactcaAGTGCAAAATATAAATCTATTTTTCTCTGCCCAATGAGCAATaagtccgtgaaaaaagaacaagtaGCATATGTTTGAAACTTATTTAAAGAAATTCGTAATTAATTTTGGTTAGAACTCACAATCTAAAAACGAAAAATTTTACAAGCAGTTATTAACTGTTTGTCTGACCCTTTATCATAATATAAGTGCCATTTTATGAGGTTTTTGATAAGTCAATATTTGAACATGGTAAATTATGTAATTGAATTGCAATAATGATATTTGCAACTATCCTTTGGAAAATAAAAAGGGGCAAAGAGCCTTCTTACCATTATCCACATTTCCGTAATCTTTGGTAAGGTTTGGAGAGTCTGAGGTGAACAAAAGGGATTCCACTCCTTCGGTCTCAAGGGTCTTCTTGAGAAATCGCAAATGCTCAATGTCTCGAGGAAAGTCTCCATAACCAAAGTTTccatattcattttcaatctgCAAGTGCATGAGcaaaatgatcaagcaatATGTCGGCTGGAACAACGGATAATGTGCTATATACTTGAACAGCGATGATTGGACCCCCTGTTTTTCCAGATGCAGAATAGAATTGCATGTCCTTGACTCTTGAAATAATTTCGTGCAAGTAAATAGCTGCTCGATCTTGATAAGGTTTATGAGATGTTCGAATGAACATTGGTGTCTCAGAAAGTAACcaactgaaagaaaaaacaattcaCCGACATCATTACAAATGACGAAGCTGCAACACCTACATGTCTTGATATgtacatgaaccactggaatatggacgtgGATACAAGCTAGGGCCTTGAATTAATATGTTGGGGAAGCACTGCCTTTCCCTCCTTtactctttctttcttctctttttcaaatagGGCAGACAGCAGGTTGCAGCAATCAAGTATTTTTGTTTGGAGCTTGATGAAgccactggatcaaaagtcaTGAACTCATAAAGCACAGAATGTAGataagaaggcaaaaaaataaataaactaCCCTTCTTCTTGGAATCAATAACCAGAAGATGGTtcgctcattcattttgtgtatAGTAATGTAGCGAGCTTTACGGGTGCTATGATTTTTGGCTTCGTCTTTCGGTTgcgatgaaaattgaaatagataGTCGCAGCAAGCTTGATTCCAAAAAGTCAATCCTCGACTCCAAACATTCCCGTCCATATGATGATGGATCATGATATCTATCAATAAGAACCAAAAGAAGTGTTACCTTGGAAGACCTCCGAACTCCCATTCGCCACAAATGTAAGGCCCAGGTCTGAATACCACAAGTAGATCCTCTTCCTGGACTATTTCCAGCACTCGAGGTAGGtccaaaaacatggaaaagtCATTGTTCCCTTGGCCAAAATCAAACTCACCTCGTTTGGGCTCGTGTAAGTTCCATGGAACATAGCTATTGAATGATATCGTGCAAGAAATAATGAACGATTTGCTTTCAAAGGCCAAGGTCAATCATATACTAACATGTCCACGGCATTCAATCCGGCAGCTCTGTATTTACGAAGTCGATCTCGCCATTGGTCTGGATGAATTCGGAAGTAATGAAACGACCCGCTGTAGATGGTGAGAGGCTTTCCATTGAGAGTGAAATGATCACGCTGATCCGCCTTCAGACCTTCAGTGATCCCTCCACTCGAGAAATACTCGTAGACAGTGGGTTGTTGAGCCATACCTTCCCACGCCAAATGGCTCAAGGTCTaattaaaagaagaaaagtcgAAAATCCTCGTTTCTTGTAcgtttttgacattgaaccaaGTCTCTTATATACCAAGCACAGAAGAAGCAGCAATAGCTTGAATTTTCTCCTACGCAAATATGTCATGAATCCTCTCACTTTGCTTCGTCTACTGTAAAATGCGTGCGATTTCATGGATGCCACAAACAAGTTTTGACGTCAATAAACCAAGGGAGTTTTATATTTGAAATTACATGGCTCTGAAACATTCCCTCACAAACGAGGATTCAAAAGCAGCTCATTAAAATGATTTAGCTTACCATCAAGAGAAAGCACAATTTAAACCGACACATGATGCGTGGGAATCGAAGCCACGACTGAGCCAGATTGCATGCATTAGAGAACCCCGCTCCTGGAAACACTCTCTAATTTAATAAAGCAAACTTTAACTTTCTTATCTGCTCGGCTGTGAAATATAATTGATTAAACAAATGATACGTATGATCACACGAAGAGGAGCCTTTTACGCGAAGTTTTGGAACAGATAAACTGAGATTCCACTGATATTGATCAATACAAGCAAAATATATTACACGGTTTGAAggcctctttctctttttgatcaaGCTCTTGACACAGTGTTTATTAAGAAACAGAACGATTTTGATTCTCACATTTAAGTGACACGTTTCTTCATCTTATGCAATATCAGTTCTAAGCACCCGTGTGTGGTCTTGGAGACAGGATTGATAACAGGATGTTCAACAAGGGTCGAACAATCTCAATGCCTGGCTCATTGAGAGGCAATTACAAGGTTCTCAATTCCTCAATCTAGTGATTTTACTTGTATAAAGAGTATGGTTGAATAAATTCAGAAAAGCAGCACCCTGCCAAAATAGTGAGAGAGTAATCAGTACAATCTTTTCTCTTGCAGTTGCAACGTGGTAAGTTGGCTAGGGCTTTATGAAAGCGTGTTAAACAACCGGAAACCAATCCTGTATGAATGTTGCAAGGGGAGTGGCAAGGGGGGTCGCCAATTTCTATACACCAAATGTGTATTTGTTTAAatgttcaaatcaatttgaaatccgTGGAAGAGATCGGAAATAGAAATATTGTTTGGCATCTTCGTCCAGCGTATGCCGATCATAACGACCCACCAGACAGCGACTATTGAACGACTTGAATGAGGGCCCCCCAAACCAAATATTCTCCGGAGTTTTCGCATGATTGCACCTCCTTCGTCGTATCATATTGTGCATTTCAGGAACTTTGTTCTTTCTGGCCAGGGACTCTAAGTCACACACTCGAGAAGTGAGAACCCCAACCGGATCTTCAACTTCCACCGACCGACTTCTTGGTGTGGTATCGTCAAGTTTGTGCAAAACCTCGTGCCTTCTCTTCCTAGGCTTGGGAAACTCTAAGCTACCGTTCCTCCTTTGTGAGGCTTGATTCCCTTGTTTCCCAGGATCCAAAATTTTTGACCCACTTGGCCGGGCAGACGAACTTTCAAACTTGTCACGTCGGGATTGCCTGAGTGAATCTGGCCGATTTTGAGCGTTTCCGGGTTGGCAAGACTtggattgggattgggatCGGGGTCGGGGAGTGAGGGTCTCCTCGAGCTGTTCTTTCCATCGCACAGACTTCTTGTTCTTCCGCGTTCCAGCAATCACCGATGAAGCTGAAAGATCTTCTATCACCGTCTGACTAGATTGGCACGATTCCCTCTCCCAATCTTGAGCTATCTCGTCAAAAACTGAGGGTTCATTTTTGGATCGGTGCCTGAACCGATCTTCTTTGAAAAGCCCGCTCAATTCACTCGAGCTCACTCCCCTTTGACGCGTGACTAAAGACTTCCAATCCGAAACGATGGTTTGCGGATCGATTGGCTTGACCCCGATTGAACTCTCGTGCTTGAACTTTGAGGACACTTTGGGAGGGAAAGTTTTCTTGATGGCGTTCCGGAATCGCCCGTTTTTGGGTTGCCTTGGTGGGCTGGCATTATTGCTCTTTTTCGTCGGCTCACTATGACACGTGTTGGAAGCCGGTTCATTGTTGTTCTCATCGTTACTTCCGGCATGTTTCTTGATTTTAATGGCTAAGTACAGTAACGTCCCATCACCTTGGCTGTTTGGTTCAAACGACTGGTTCCAATCGGGATGCAGAGTTTGAATCTGGTTCCAGGCCAAGACCACGGCCTGATCCTGTTGGAGTAACGTTTTCCCCACCTTTAGTTCCACCTCCTCGAGACTTAGATCGCTCAGAATCTTCCATATTTCTCCTTGCAGGATGCCAAGACAGTCGTCCAATGATTTATCATTGCTTCTTTTGGAACGTGGTGGAGAACCTCCCCAATCGGTTTGGGTTCCCGTGTCTACATCACTTGAACAATCAGGGGTTGATGGAGGGCGGAAACTGGGAACAGGTGAGGTGAGAACTTCGTTCATTGCTTATTTCTTTACGTTGCTCTacatttcaatgttcaataATGCACCAACTCTTCGTGAAATCCCTGGAGCTCATTCCAATGAGATCCTCGTGGCAGAAAAGAGCgagggaatgagagagaggcAAGGTCCTCTGTGCCGCATGCAATCTTAACCGATCTAGCCTTTGGGACGAAGGATCCAATTcatttgagaaagaaagagacggACCGGAGGCCCCGAAAGCACAAATCCAGGTATACATTTTTTCTCAGGCCCAGGTTttcgacgacgacaacgacgacgaatTCAAGGTGTACGCGCCTTCGGTAGGTCAATCAGAACGGTGGTTCCAGCTTTCCACCCCTTCGAGCAACGCATGTCTCAAGGTCGTTCATAAAATTGTAAGCAGAGTCATATGTCTGGCAATCGAAATTTATTGGTCGAATTTTCAAACGCCATAATGCCGTTATGGCACCTCATCCTTTAACATGAGCCTATACAAATGAGGAGCTCGGAAGAGCTCTCTGTTAAGCGTAATCTTTCCTTCATTGGGTAGTATTTGATGGCTTCCGCTCAGCCAATGCAAATTTGAGTCGTTTGCTAGTACTTTCAGACACCCCGGTCCAAGCAGTTGACGTCGGGTTTTAAAGGGAATGAACGGATGGTAGTGTATCATGTAAAATAAGTCCTCGTCTTCGTTGTAATAGATTCTCAGGACAAGTCTATTCAAACTTATTTGAAGGAACCCGGCAATGGTCAACACATAGGCACCGACGAAGAATAACTGGGTTTGTGACACGTTTATGGCCAGAAAAGATATATCATCACATTCCTTGGGAGCTGAGAAGAACGTGTAAAAACCAGCCACCAGGAGCATGGGTTGAATAGCCTGCATTGTTCCCACCATGCTGATTTTGTCTATTCGGTAAATTAGATCAAAATCTCTAGGCACTTTGTCTATACGTCGCTCGAAGGATCGGAACCAGGTTTGAGGCATCAATCCCAATCGGAGATTGGAAGTTGGTGTCCTTTTCATAGATTGGGCCACTCGACATGTGGACACTTGCCGCCTGCACCCTAAGTGGGACCAAGGGGTCGGGCCCAAACGCTTGAAGACGGATTTTGAAGCTACTATTAATGTGGAACTCAACATCTGGAAATAAGAGACTTTGACTAGTTAGGCATCCATAATATATTCTTAGCCCGAAAGGACAACTGATATGATCACGNNNNNNNNNNNNNNNNNNNNNNNNNNNNNNNNNNNNNNNNTATATTCTTAGCCCGAAAGGACAACTGATATGAGGCGAGTACAAATAGGactagtattttttttttttgtgaatacTTTATCACAGGGATTATAATGTTATCCGAACCAATGACTGGCCATGCAATCACGGGTCCATTCAGTCTGACAAATCCAACACCAATGGAAGCCGCACGCCGCTTTGGTGCACACCATATGCATGCAGCCACCAGATCTTTCCGTTGGAGTGCGACACTTGGGGCACGGCTTCGTGGTGAGTTGAATGGCCAATGAACTAGGGTCAGCGTTGACCCACCGGGCTCGAACGGCGTTTTCGCCCACGGCCATTAAACTTTGGGCTGcatctgctgtaccgtacatccgacCGGGCTCGAACGGCGTTTTCGCCCACGGCCATTAAACTTTGGGCTGCATTTGAACACTCGGTCTCAGTTTGAGCCTCGCACTCGCCTATATGATAGCCCTGTAAGCAGTCACGACAGAAGGCAAATCCGCAGCCATTTTCGCACACCACCCGACGACAAGGCTCGTCCATGATGATGCCCATGCCGCAATCGGGCCGTGGGCATAAGACACCACCGGATTGGAGCACAAACTCTTCGGTGCCAAAGCGTTGATAGCGCTCGTAATCGTGGTCCCCTATCAGTTTGAAATGACGCGTTTCGCGCACCAAAGAGTCCGCACAGCCTACCGGACAAGGTAGAGTATAGCCGTGGTCAGGATGGAGCTGAAACTGCCGTTCATTCAATCGGGTGCGGCAATAATTCTGGAAGCATTCGACGCAACTGACGTGCTTCTCTGGACACTCAAATACCACTACGGGCTGGCCCACGTCCAAACACGCCAAGCAAGGCACATCGTACAAGTTGGAGCGGATCAAGTACAATGGCGGCGTGTCCTCGGAAGCCGGATGGGAGGCGCACTTGAAATAGAACCGGGCCCAACTCAATGTGCCCCGGGTTGGGCAAGCGGCCAAATTGCAAGTGCCTTGAATCCGATCCGGGACCAAGACATCGGACCAACCCGTGGGTTCTCCGGCTAAAACGATGCCGCCATCTTGACAGGACGCGCATCGTACGCGCAACTTGCCGGGTTGGAGTGCATGGCAAGGGGCGTCACAATACACATAGAAATGAGCTAATCGCCGGGCTTGAGCCTCGGGTGAACTGGCCGGCTGGGTGCGAGCCCCACCCGAGATCTCCAAATCCACCAAGGACTGATTCAGCGGCCGGTGCTGGGTCCCATCATCGGCCTGCTCGGGACAGTGGGTCAGGACCCGAATGGCGTGTAAGGTGGTGCCCGCCCCCAAATCACAATCGCCCACGCGGACCTCGGGTGCGAGACGACGACCAGCCAGGATCAAACGAATGGGCGTGGCCGCGGGTAGGCCGAGCTGAGCCAAAACGGCGGATTGGACTTGCCGCATATCCCAGGTGAGTTGGATGTGAACGGACAAATTTTGGCCTTGCTCCGTGCGGATGGTGACGGGCAGACCCGATGTGCGGGCGGTTGAGCCCCCACCCCACATGAGCCAATACAGCCAAGAGCCCCACCAATGCCACACGCGGAGAAGCCAGGCGGCCATTCATCCATGGGTCCGGCCACGGTGATCAGTGACCCATTCACCGGGTTCCAATCACCCCTGGTGCCTGCTTGTCATACAGTTCACGGTACCCGCTGCTGTGGGCAAGTGAGTCAAGGCGAGTCGAGCATGAGAGATCATAGGGGCGATGACAATGATTTGGAGTCGATTTCAAAGCATGGACGCTCCCTCCGGCCTTGGATTGAAGTTTGTTATGGATCTGGACGATCTGGACCCAACAGCTGATCAATAGCTTGGAGTCAGCTGATTCAGCTGAGTTGGTCCGGGCCGAGAAAATCAGCTGGCCAGGAGCTGAGGAGGGCTCCAGGCACTCAAGGCCTGATCCGGTTTGGTTGGCGACGAGGGGGCGTTGAGCGACGACATCGGGTCATGACGGGGCATATAGCTCGGGATTTTGAGGCCAGAGATATTTAGTCTGGGCCCGCTCTCGTAATCAGTGGAGGGTGGCCACTCCGAGGCCTGCCATTTTATCGCTCGATTGACCGGAGCTCAGATTGGCTCTTAAACACACCAATGGCTAGACGAATTCATTGGCATTGAGCCCAAGATTGTACCTAATCTACCTCTGGagtcatcaaaattgaaaatccaCGCGGGTCCCTCGTGTCTTTTACCCATCCATCAACCCTCGACCCTGCTCCACCACCCATCTACTAGGTCACGCCCCACTCGATGCCTCTCCATGTCATGCCTAGCCCATAGAGCTATCCATGTCAGTGGATCCTCCCCCTGACTCGCGTTTCCCGGGCCACCTTCTCGTCACCCTGAGCCGTGACAAGTGTTTCTGAAGTGGGGCTGATCGGGCCTGGGCCTCTTATGTCCTCCCCCTTCCATCAGCCAGGCA
This Tigriopus californicus strain San Diego chromosome 7, Tcal_SD_v2.1, whole genome shotgun sequence DNA region includes the following protein-coding sequences:
- the LOC131883023 gene encoding uncharacterized protein LOC131883023, with protein sequence MNEVLTSPVPSFRPPSTPDCSSDVDTGTQTDWGGSPPRSKRSNDKSLDDCLGILQGEIWKILSDLSLEEVELKVGKTLLQQDQAVVLAWNQIQTLHPDWNQSFEPNSQGDGTLLYLAIKIKKHAGSNDENNNEPASNTCHSEPTKKSNNASPPRQPKNGRFRNAIKKTFPPKVSSKFKHESSIGVKPIDPQTIVSDWKSLVTRQRGVSSSELSGLFKEDRFRHRSKNEPSVFDEIAQDWERESCQSSQTVIEDLSASSVIAGTRKNKKSVRWKEQLEETLTPRPRSQSQSKSCQPGNAQNRPDSLRQSRRDKFESSSARPSGSKILDPGKQGNQASQRRNGSLEFPKPRKRRHEVLHKLDDTTPRSRSVEVEDPVGVLTSRVCDLESLARKNKVPEMHNMIRRRRCNHAKTPENIWFGGPSFKSFNSRCLVGRYDRHTLDEDAKQYFYFRSLPRISN
- the LOC131883033 gene encoding E3 ubiquitin-protein ligase parkin-like, whose product is MAAWLLRVWHWWGSWLYWLMWGGGSTARTSGLPVTIRTEQGQNLSVHIQLTWDMRQVQSAVLAQLGLPAATPIRLILAGRRLAPEVRVGDCDLGAGTTLHAIRVLTHCPEQADDGTQHRPLNQSLVDLEISGGARTQPASSPEAQARRLAHFYVYCDAPCHALQPGKLRVRCASCQDGGIVLAGEPTGWSDVLVPDRIQGTCNLAACPTRGTLSWARFYFKCASHPASEDTPPLYLIRSNLYDVPCLACLDVGQPVVVFECPEKHVSCVECFQNYCRTRLNERQFQLHPDHGYTLPCPVGCADSLVRETRHFKLIGDHDYERYQRFGTEEFVLQSGGVLCPRPDCGMGIIMDEPCRRVVCENGCGFAFCRDCLQGYHIGECEAQTETESDAAQSLMAVGENAVRARWVNADPSSLAIQLTTKPCPKCRTPTERSGGCMHMVCTKAACGFHWCWICQTEWTRDCMASHWFG